Proteins encoded in a region of the Raphanus sativus cultivar WK10039 chromosome 8, ASM80110v3, whole genome shotgun sequence genome:
- the LOC108819800 gene encoding uncharacterized protein LOC108819800 — protein sequence MFRSLNGLFKLPPRNHALIHFRLFSSSVTTPYLLLGTTLKTNHPDGSDVRDVLLFDPTKEEMLTVPDITFPEDLAGSRQIGSARGWGIFSNDNDRTLCISDIYTSLGPKSTLSTIPLPSLVAVHSNQTNAVWNVAMSSSPSEQDCVVAVKLLDRQLSLCRPHSDMRWTNVGEILAENNLQKLENSSLMYSRRERRFYLPGPGGNSLYSWDLHFKKNRLPSFHELMFRDLPELDDSEWKLLGWCCRTEHLVELASTDERFLVKWYAQRFFSSSHEGSNYTTRRFMVFRENKMTEGRYMHYTEDIGDVCIFISMSEAFCVEASSCSGLKPNSIYFIGHGFGIYNIADTTIHHFQAPEGAPTSFKDPYWLPPSRI from the exons ATGTTTCGGAGTCTCAACGGACTCTTCAAACTCCCTCCTCGTAACCATGCCCTC ATACACTTTCGTCTCTTTTCATCTTCCGTAACCACTCCATATCTATTACTCGGCACTACGTTAAAGACCAATCATCCGGACGGTAGTGACGTCAGAGATGTCCTCTTGTTTGATCCGACAAAAGAAGAGATGCTCACAGTTCCCGACATAACATTCCCCGAAGATCTCGCTGGCTCGAGACAGATAGGAAGCGCACGTGGATGGGGAATATTCTCTAACGACAATGACCGTACCCTATGTATCAGCGACATTTACACTTCCTTGGGTCCCAAGTCAACCCTCTCAACGATCCCTCTGCCTTCGCTCGTCGCAGTGCATTCTAACCAAACGAACGCCGTCTGGAACGTGGCGATGTCGTCTTCTCCTAGCGAGCAAGACTGTGTTGTGGCCGTAAAGCTGTTGGATAGGCAGCTTAGTCTGTGTAGACCGCATAGTGACATGCGTTGGACTAACGTCGGGGAGATTTTGGCAGAGAATAACTTGCAGAAGCTGGAGAACTCGAGTCTGATGTATTCCAGGAGAGAGCGTAGATTCTACCTGCCTGGTCCCGGAGGCAACTCGTTGTACTCGTGGGATCTTCATTTTAAGAAGAACAGACTCCCTAGCTTCCATGAGTTGATGTTCAGAGACCTTCCTGAGCTGGATGATTCCGAGTGGAAGCTTTTGGGTTGGTGTTGCAGGACGGAACACCTTGTTGAGTTAGCCTCCACTGACGAACGTTTTCTTGTCAAATG GTACGCACAGCGCTTCTTCTCGTCGAGTCATGAAGGAAGTAACTACACGACGAGGAGGTTCATGGTGTTTAGAGAGAATAAGATGACGGAAGGAAGATACATGCATTACACCGAGGACATTGGAGATGTGTGCATATTTATTTCAATGAGCGAGGCTTTCTGCGTCGAGGCTAGTTCTTGTTCCGGTCTGAAGCCTAACTCCATATACTTTATAGGTCATGGGTTTGGTATTTACAATATAGCTGATACAACAATACATCATTTTCAAGCTCCTGAAGGTGCACCGACTTCTTTCAAAGACCCTTACTGGCTTCCTCCATCTCGTATATAG
- the LOC108821887 gene encoding uncharacterized protein LOC108821887, producing MKETIRCCIACILPCGALDVIRIVHSNGQVEEISGTITAGEVMKAHPKHVLKKPSSSPSDHDQERGDLISATKIVIVPPEAELQRGKIYFLMPAAKSDKRNAKAVKKRSQTRRHGGEVDDNGNDKSYDKDVSPLISDRYLTEILSEKIATQKDRRKGRVGVWRPHLESINED from the coding sequence ATGAAGGAGACAATCAGATGTTGCATCGCCTGCATCCTACCGTGTGGAGCTCTTGACGTGATCCGCATCGTACACTCAAACGGTCAAGTGGAGGAGATCAGTGGAACAATCACAGCCGGCGAAGTAATGAAGGCACACCCGAAGCACGTACTCAAGAAACCCTCTTCTTCACCGTCTGATCATGATCAAGAACGTGGTGATCTAATCTCAGCCACAAAGATCGTCATCGTCCCTCCGGAAGCTGAGCTCCAACGTGGCAAGATTTACTTCCTCATGCCTGCAGCTAAATCCGATAAACGTAATGCAAAAGCCGTCAAGAAGCGGTCACAGACTCGTCGGCATGGTGGAGAAGTTGATGATAATGGTAATGATAAAAGTTACGACAAGGATGTGTCACCGTTGATCTCTGATCGGTACTTGACGGAGATACTGTCGGAAAAAATCGCGACTCAGAAAGATCGGAGAAAGGGACGCGTTGGCGTTTGGAGGCCGCACTTAGAAAGCATAAATGAAGATTGA